In one window of Bizionia sp. M204 DNA:
- a CDS encoding multidrug transporter: MKNNVILGLAIVTMLFSCSSDDTADIVINDSSSVVNNNGNGNDNTNDLCTTIPAAEYTSDLELEANKCYRISGPVIMASGTNLIINEGATIYAEATGADVYIAISQGAKIIATGTANNPIVMTSNAPSPAAGDWGGLIILGKAPINSVTGSGTSTSEIASLPYGGNMSNDSSGTLRHMRVEYSGGAADGQSENNAFSFYGVGNETVVEYIQAYEGKDDGVEFFGGTVNVSYVSVINAQDDSIDWTEGYTGTITNAYIKHGSEHDKGIEADGYNTDFSNEGGYYSKPTVTNLTIIGLGTANDPDSEAIRLRAGTQGIFNNILIQGYGEGFDLDGDLGDNPTGNGVINGNLQVTNVTFTDVTLTMKNDTQVPFEETDFISGATNGTGTDYATWGALWTAE, translated from the coding sequence ATGAAAAACAATGTAATTTTAGGATTAGCAATTGTAACCATGCTTTTCTCTTGCTCATCAGATGACACCGCAGATATTGTTATTAATGACAGTAGCAGTGTGGTAAATAACAATGGCAATGGTAATGACAATACGAACGATTTATGTACCACTATTCCAGCTGCCGAGTACACGTCAGATTTAGAATTAGAAGCTAACAAATGCTACCGTATTAGCGGTCCTGTAATCATGGCTTCAGGAACGAATCTCATCATTAACGAAGGTGCAACAATTTATGCTGAAGCTACAGGAGCTGATGTATATATTGCTATTTCCCAAGGCGCAAAAATTATTGCAACTGGAACGGCAAATAATCCAATTGTCATGACATCTAATGCGCCATCGCCAGCTGCTGGAGATTGGGGTGGATTAATTATTTTAGGTAAAGCGCCTATTAACTCCGTAACAGGTTCTGGAACATCAACATCTGAAATTGCTAGTTTACCTTACGGTGGAAATATGAGTAATGATTCCTCTGGCACGTTACGTCATATGCGTGTAGAATATTCCGGTGGTGCGGCAGACGGTCAATCTGAAAATAACGCGTTTTCATTTTATGGTGTTGGAAACGAAACCGTTGTTGAGTACATTCAAGCCTATGAAGGAAAAGATGATGGTGTTGAGTTTTTTGGCGGAACGGTTAACGTAAGCTATGTATCCGTGATTAACGCCCAAGACGATTCTATTGATTGGACTGAAGGTTATACGGGAACCATTACAAATGCCTATATTAAACATGGTTCTGAGCATGACAAAGGCATTGAAGCCGATGGGTATAACACAGACTTTAGTAATGAAGGCGGTTATTACTCAAAACCAACGGTTACCAATTTAACAATTATCGGTTTAGGAACTGCCAATGATCCAGATAGCGAAGCCATTCGTTTAAGAGCTGGAACACAAGGGATTTTTAACAATATACTTATTCAAGGTTATGGAGAGGGCTTTGATTTAGATGGTGATTTAGGGGATAATCCAACAGGAAATGGCGTAATAAATGGTAATTTACAGGTTACAAATGTCACATTTACTGACGTTACCCTTACCATGAAAAACGACACACAAGTTCCATTTGAAGAAACTGATTTTATATCAGGAGCCACAAACGGAACAGGAACAGATTATGCTACTTGGGGTGCACTATGGACTGCTGAATAA
- a CDS encoding inorganic phosphate transporter: MDNIYLLMIIALAVLAVADLVVGVSNDAVNFLNSAIGSKAISFKTIMIVASVGVAVGAVFSSGMMEVARKGIFNPHEFMFDEIMIIFMAVMITDILLLDFFNSVGMPTSTTVSIVFELLGASVAMSLIKIGHDGGSFTDLVDYINTSKAAEIIFGILLSVVVAFSIGAAVQWVARLLLSYNFEKKANWVGAFFGGIALSSITYFIFIKGLKGTSFADDAFAILNGDTINEFIEHQLTYILLASLVLWSLISYLFITVFKANIYKLIILVGTFALALAFAGNDLVNFIGVPIAGWLSYSTWVASGLPAETFSMGFLADKVATPTYLLVGAGLIMVATLWFSSKAKGVVKTSLDLSSQGETKERFQPNFLSRGFVRFAVLASQMSSYILPESWQKKIDKQFEIPVLNLKKDKTYELPAFDLVRAAVNLMVAAVLISIATSMKLPLSTTYVTFMVAMGTSLADRAWGAESAVYRVAGVLNVIGGWFFTAFIAFIAAALIAYLLNWNVNVMVPVLLLFAAVLLVRNYISHNKKSKELKAEDSLTRAESSSIQGVIHESTNNIANVIKRGNRIYTNAINGLAKQDLSLLKKNKKQVVKLGNEIDELRDNIFYFIKNLDESSVAASNFYINVLGYLQDITQSLEYISKISHKHVNNNHKKLKFSQIKELKEVDERFERLFVNTKAAFDTRSFEEIGVILSRKKEIMDMVTHKIQKQVERTRTEESSPKNTTLYFSVLLETKDLLNATMNLLEEYHNAHDSSVEPATVPDSES; the protein is encoded by the coding sequence ATGGATAATATATACTTATTAATGATTATTGCCTTGGCCGTATTAGCAGTTGCTGATTTGGTGGTAGGTGTGAGTAATGATGCGGTGAATTTCTTGAATTCAGCCATAGGCTCAAAAGCCATTTCATTTAAAACAATCATGATTGTTGCTAGTGTTGGTGTAGCCGTAGGAGCCGTTTTTTCTAGTGGTATGATGGAAGTTGCCCGAAAAGGTATTTTCAACCCACACGAATTTATGTTTGATGAAATCATGATCATCTTTATGGCTGTCATGATTACAGACATCCTATTGTTAGACTTTTTTAATTCAGTTGGGATGCCAACATCTACAACGGTATCCATAGTATTTGAATTATTAGGAGCTTCCGTTGCAATGTCTTTAATTAAAATTGGTCATGATGGAGGAAGTTTCACTGATTTAGTAGACTACATCAACACCTCAAAGGCGGCAGAAATTATCTTTGGAATACTCCTATCCGTCGTCGTCGCATTTTCTATTGGTGCAGCTGTTCAGTGGGTTGCAAGGCTATTGTTGTCTTATAACTTTGAGAAAAAAGCTAATTGGGTAGGTGCCTTTTTTGGAGGTATAGCTTTATCATCTATTACCTATTTTATTTTTATCAAAGGTTTAAAAGGTACATCATTTGCAGATGATGCTTTCGCAATTCTAAATGGCGATACGATAAACGAATTTATTGAACACCAACTTACCTATATTTTACTTGCTAGTTTAGTACTTTGGTCATTAATATCATATCTATTTATCACTGTTTTCAAAGCAAATATTTATAAACTCATTATTTTAGTCGGAACCTTTGCTTTAGCATTGGCTTTTGCTGGAAACGATTTAGTTAACTTTATTGGTGTTCCAATTGCTGGCTGGCTTTCTTACAGTACTTGGGTCGCTTCAGGTCTTCCTGCAGAAACGTTTAGTATGGGCTTCCTAGCCGATAAGGTAGCAACACCTACTTATTTATTAGTTGGTGCAGGTTTAATTATGGTTGCCACATTATGGTTTTCTAGTAAGGCGAAAGGTGTTGTAAAAACCTCATTAGATTTATCAAGTCAAGGTGAAACAAAAGAACGTTTTCAGCCTAACTTTTTATCGCGAGGGTTTGTGCGTTTTGCCGTTTTAGCATCGCAAATGTCATCTTATATTTTACCAGAATCATGGCAGAAAAAAATTGATAAGCAATTTGAAATACCTGTTTTAAATTTAAAAAAGGATAAAACCTATGAGTTACCAGCTTTCGATTTAGTTCGTGCTGCCGTTAACCTTATGGTTGCTGCTGTATTAATTTCTATTGCAACCTCTATGAAATTACCGCTTTCTACCACTTATGTAACGTTTATGGTTGCTATGGGTACATCATTAGCGGATCGTGCTTGGGGAGCAGAAAGTGCCGTATACCGAGTAGCTGGTGTTTTAAATGTTATTGGAGGTTGGTTCTTCACGGCGTTTATTGCATTTATTGCTGCAGCCTTAATTGCCTACTTATTGAATTGGAACGTGAATGTTATGGTTCCTGTTTTATTACTTTTCGCTGCGGTTTTATTAGTAAGAAACTATATTTCTCATAATAAGAAATCTAAAGAATTAAAAGCTGAAGATAGTTTAACGCGTGCTGAGAGTAGCTCTATTCAAGGTGTAATTCATGAAAGCACCAACAATATTGCCAACGTTATAAAACGTGGTAACCGTATTTATACCAATGCAATTAATGGTTTAGCAAAACAAGATTTATCCTTACTGAAGAAGAACAAAAAACAGGTTGTTAAACTTGGAAATGAAATTGATGAATTGCGTGATAATATCTTCTATTTCATTAAGAATTTGGATGAATCCAGCGTAGCCGCTAGTAACTTCTATATTAATGTGTTAGGTTATTTACAGGATATTACACAGTCTTTAGAGTACATCTCTAAAATCAGTCACAAACACGTTAACAACAACCATAAGAAACTGAAATTTAGCCAAATTAAAGAGCTGAAGGAAGTTGATGAGCGTTTTGAGCGTCTATTCGTTAATACCAAAGCCGCCTTTGACACCCGTTCTTTTGAAGAAATTGGCGTTATATTAAGTAGAAAAAAGGAGATTATGGATATGGTAACGCATAAAATCCAGAAACAAGTAGAGCGTACTAGAACCGAAGAATCTAGCCCGAAAAATACCACCTTGTATTTTAGTGTGCTTTTAGAAACGAAAGATTTACTAAATGCTACTATGAATCTGTTAGAAGAATATCATAATGCACATGATAGCTCTGTAGAACCTGCAACGGTTCCGGATTCTGAAAGTTAA
- a CDS encoding ribonucleoside-diphosphate reductase subunit alpha encodes MYVLKRDGRKELMMFDKITARVRKLCYGLNELVDPVKVAMRVIEGLYDGVTTSELDNLAAEIAATMTTAHPDYARLAARISVSNLHKNTKKTFSEVMHDLYNYVNPRTGKDAPLLSDEVYQVIMDNKDKLDSTIIYNRDFGYDYFGFKTLERSYLLKLNGKIAERPQHMLMRVSIGIHLNDLDAALETYELMSKKYFTHATPTLFNSGTPKPQMSSCFLLTMKDDSIDGIYDTLKQTAKISQSAGGIGLAIHNIRATGSYISGTNGTSNGIVPMLKVFNDTARYVDQGGGKRKGSFAMYLETWHADIFDFLDLKKNHGKEEMRARDLFYAMWISDLFMERVQEDGKWTLMCPNECPGMDEVHSEEFEALYLKYEAEGKGRKTIKARELWEKILESQIETGTPYMLYKDAANRKSNQKNLGTIRSSNLCTEIMEYTSPDEVAVCNLASIALPMFIKNGEFDHKELYKITKRVTKNLNRVIDRNYYPVKEAENSNFRHRPVGLGVQGLADTFIKLRMPFTSDAAKKLNQEIFETLYFAAVTASMEEATADGPYQTYEGSPISQGEFQHNLWGINDNELSGRWDWAKLRGEVKKHGVRNSLLVAPMPTASTSQILGNNECFEPYTSNIYTRRVLSGEFIIVNKHLLEDLVELGLWNEGLKQDIMRANGSIQGIESIPQDIKELYKTVWELSMKDIIDMSRHRGYFIDQSQSLNLFMEGATMAKLTPMHFYAWKSGLKTGMYYLRTKSAVDAIKFTLDNKKKEQPVAEAIIESTPMVDTVMAQQKQQAVKTAAKFAEKQTPEEVEPMSADEMKALIAQAKEAEGDDCLMCGS; translated from the coding sequence ATGTATGTATTAAAAAGAGATGGCCGGAAAGAACTCATGATGTTCGATAAAATTACAGCAAGAGTTAGAAAACTGTGTTACGGTTTAAACGAATTAGTAGATCCTGTAAAGGTAGCTATGCGAGTTATAGAAGGACTTTATGATGGTGTTACAACCAGCGAGCTAGATAATTTAGCCGCTGAAATTGCAGCAACCATGACAACGGCTCATCCTGATTATGCGCGTTTGGCTGCTCGAATTTCGGTGTCTAACCTACACAAAAACACTAAAAAAACGTTTAGTGAGGTGATGCATGATTTGTATAACTACGTAAATCCTAGAACAGGAAAAGATGCGCCATTACTATCAGATGAGGTCTACCAAGTGATTATGGATAATAAAGATAAATTAGACTCTACAATTATTTATAATCGCGATTTTGGTTATGATTATTTTGGGTTTAAAACACTTGAGCGTTCGTATTTATTAAAGCTAAATGGTAAAATTGCTGAAAGACCACAACACATGTTGATGCGTGTTTCTATAGGTATACATTTAAATGATTTAGATGCCGCTCTGGAAACCTATGAACTGATGTCTAAAAAATATTTTACACACGCGACACCCACACTTTTTAATTCCGGTACACCAAAACCACAAATGTCATCCTGTTTTTTATTAACCATGAAAGATGATAGTATTGATGGTATTTATGATACATTGAAACAAACCGCCAAAATATCACAATCAGCTGGAGGTATTGGTTTAGCTATTCACAATATTCGTGCAACAGGAAGTTATATCTCTGGAACTAACGGAACATCCAACGGTATTGTTCCTATGTTAAAAGTTTTTAACGATACAGCACGTTATGTAGATCAAGGTGGTGGAAAACGTAAAGGAAGTTTTGCCATGTATCTTGAAACTTGGCATGCTGATATTTTCGATTTTTTAGATTTGAAGAAAAATCACGGTAAAGAAGAAATGCGTGCACGCGATTTGTTTTATGCGATGTGGATTTCTGATTTGTTCATGGAGCGGGTTCAAGAAGATGGCAAATGGACTTTAATGTGCCCGAATGAATGTCCAGGAATGGATGAAGTGCACAGTGAAGAATTTGAAGCCTTATATTTAAAATACGAAGCGGAAGGCAAAGGTAGAAAAACCATTAAGGCTCGTGAGCTTTGGGAAAAGATCCTCGAATCGCAAATTGAAACGGGAACGCCGTATATGTTGTATAAAGATGCCGCTAACCGCAAGTCCAATCAGAAAAATTTAGGCACCATTCGGTCGTCTAATTTATGTACGGAAATTATGGAGTACACCTCCCCAGATGAGGTGGCTGTTTGTAATTTAGCATCTATTGCGTTGCCAATGTTTATTAAAAATGGCGAGTTTGATCATAAAGAACTTTATAAAATTACCAAACGCGTTACCAAAAACTTAAACCGTGTTATTGATAGAAATTACTACCCTGTAAAAGAGGCTGAAAATTCTAATTTCCGTCACAGACCTGTTGGTTTAGGTGTTCAAGGATTGGCTGATACGTTTATAAAATTACGCATGCCTTTTACAAGTGATGCTGCTAAAAAATTAAATCAAGAAATTTTTGAAACTCTATACTTTGCAGCAGTAACAGCTAGTATGGAAGAGGCAACAGCTGATGGTCCTTACCAAACATATGAAGGATCGCCAATAAGTCAAGGGGAATTTCAACACAACCTTTGGGGAATTAATGATAACGAATTAAGTGGTCGATGGGATTGGGCTAAACTGCGTGGAGAGGTTAAAAAACATGGTGTTAGAAACTCCTTGTTAGTTGCGCCAATGCCAACAGCAAGTACCTCTCAAATTTTGGGTAATAATGAATGTTTCGAGCCTTATACGTCTAATATTTATACGCGTCGTGTGCTATCGGGTGAATTTATTATTGTCAACAAACACTTACTGGAAGATTTAGTAGAACTTGGTCTATGGAACGAAGGTTTAAAACAAGATATCATGCGTGCTAATGGATCAATTCAAGGTATTGAGTCTATTCCTCAAGATATTAAGGAGCTTTATAAAACGGTTTGGGAATTAAGTATGAAAGACATTATTGATATGTCACGCCATAGAGGTTATTTTATTGACCAATCTCAATCCTTAAACCTGTTTATGGAAGGTGCAACCATGGCAAAATTAACACCTATGCATTTCTATGCTTGGAAGAGTGGTTTAAAAACAGGTATGTACTACTTAAGAACGAAAAGTGCGGTAGATGCTATTAAGTTTACCTTGGATAATAAGAAAAAGGAACAACCAGTTGCTGAAGCCATTATAGAGTCCACACCAATGGTTGATACAGTTATGGCCCAACAAAAACAGCAGGCCGTAAAAACAGCTGCTAAATTTGCTGAAAAGCAAACTCCGGAAGAGGTGGAGCCCATGTCTGCAGATGAAATGAAAGCGCTTATTGCCCAAGCAAAAGAAGCAGAAGGTGATGATTGCTTGATGTGTGGATCTTAA